One window of the Herbiconiux sp. L3-i23 genome contains the following:
- a CDS encoding 1-acyl-sn-glycerol-3-phosphate acyltransferase, with amino-acid sequence MPRSSRPSQRSEPAEPGKPEKRSKPEKYSPSWFWPLGGVLVPFIRATTKLRLRGVENVPETGAFVLSPNHFTNIDPVIIAVALWRIGRAPRFLAKASLFKVPVLGAALRVTGQIPVERSGVTRNAVPLDSAEALVREQKAVIIYPEGSLTRDPDVWPMRGKSGAVRVALEQGIDLIPVAHWGAQGLLPRYGKKLKLFPRTKIDILFGEPVDLSAYRGKPIDQALLTAATEVVMQSITGLLEQLRGEKAPAERWDPKSKGQTETGRF; translated from the coding sequence GTGCCACGCAGCAGTCGCCCTTCACAGCGCAGCGAGCCCGCGGAGCCCGGTAAGCCCGAGAAGCGCAGCAAGCCGGAGAAATACTCGCCGTCCTGGTTCTGGCCACTCGGCGGAGTGCTCGTCCCGTTCATCCGGGCGACCACGAAGCTCCGCCTGCGAGGAGTCGAGAACGTGCCCGAAACGGGTGCGTTCGTGCTGTCGCCGAACCACTTCACGAACATCGACCCGGTGATCATCGCGGTCGCGCTGTGGCGGATCGGCCGTGCACCGCGCTTCCTGGCGAAGGCGTCGCTCTTCAAGGTCCCGGTGCTCGGGGCGGCGTTGCGCGTCACCGGACAGATCCCGGTCGAGCGCAGTGGCGTGACACGCAACGCGGTTCCGCTCGACTCCGCCGAGGCGCTCGTGCGCGAGCAGAAGGCGGTCATCATCTACCCGGAGGGCTCGCTCACCCGAGACCCCGACGTGTGGCCGATGCGCGGCAAGAGCGGAGCGGTGCGCGTCGCCCTCGAGCAGGGGATCGACCTCATCCCGGTCGCCCATTGGGGCGCGCAGGGGCTGCTTCCCCGCTACGGCAAGAAGCTGAAGCTGTTTCCGCGCACCAAGATCGACATCCTCTTCGGCGAGCCCGTCGATCTGTCGGCGTACCGCGGCAAGCCGATCGATCAGGCGTTGCTCACCGCCGCGACCGAGGTCGTGATGCAGAGCATCACCGGCCTGCTCGAGCAGTTGCGCGGCGAGAAGGCTCCCGCCGAGCGTTGGGATCCGAAATCCAAGGGACAGACCGAGACGGGGCGCTTTTGA
- a CDS encoding NAD(P)H-dependent glycerol-3-phosphate dehydrogenase, with protein MTPAARVAVLGAGSWGTTFAKVLADGGADVALWSRRPELATEINSGRRNSHYLPGINLPAGIRADSRLDAVLDGAEQVYVSVPSQALRGNLEAVRGSLASGAIVVSLMKGVERETGLRMSEVLADVLDLDARRIAVASGPNLALEVAKEWPTAAVVASSDTETAQLVARTATNGYFRSFFNTDVIGTEFGGVLKNLIAVAIGIVDGVGYGENTKASILTRGLAEMTDFAEAFGAQPGTIAGLAGLGDLIATSESPLSRNNMAGRLLGQGYAFDEVVASMEQTAEGLASVRPVLSLARERGIDMPIVEQVAQVLDGTLDPKDIAPHLTTDPDLPLGE; from the coding sequence GTGACGCCCGCCGCGCGAGTGGCCGTGCTCGGTGCGGGCAGCTGGGGCACGACCTTCGCGAAGGTCCTCGCCGACGGCGGCGCCGATGTGGCGCTGTGGTCGCGACGTCCTGAACTCGCGACCGAGATCAACAGCGGCCGTCGCAACAGCCACTACCTGCCGGGCATCAACCTGCCGGCGGGTATCCGCGCCGACTCGCGCCTCGACGCGGTGCTCGACGGCGCCGAGCAGGTGTACGTGTCGGTGCCGAGCCAGGCGCTGCGCGGCAACCTCGAAGCCGTTCGAGGATCGCTCGCGAGCGGTGCGATCGTCGTCAGCCTCATGAAGGGCGTCGAACGCGAGACCGGGCTGCGGATGAGCGAGGTGCTCGCCGATGTGCTCGACCTCGACGCACGTCGCATTGCCGTCGCGTCGGGGCCGAACCTGGCGCTCGAGGTGGCGAAGGAGTGGCCGACCGCCGCGGTGGTGGCGTCGAGCGACACCGAGACCGCTCAGCTCGTCGCCCGCACCGCGACCAACGGCTACTTCCGCTCGTTCTTCAACACCGACGTGATCGGCACCGAGTTCGGCGGCGTGCTGAAGAACCTCATCGCCGTGGCGATCGGCATCGTCGACGGCGTCGGCTACGGCGAGAACACCAAGGCGTCGATCCTCACCCGCGGCCTCGCCGAGATGACCGACTTCGCCGAGGCGTTCGGCGCGCAACCCGGCACCATCGCCGGTCTCGCCGGGCTCGGGGACCTCATCGCCACCAGCGAGTCGCCCCTGTCGCGCAACAACATGGCGGGGCGGCTGCTCGGTCAGGGCTACGCGTTCGACGAGGTCGTCGCGTCGATGGAGCAGACGGCCGAGGGACTCGCATCGGTGCGTCCGGTGCTCTCGCTGGCCCGCGAGCGCGGCATCGACATGCCCATCGTCGAACAGGTGGCGCAGGTGCTCGACGGTACGCTCGACCCGAAGGACATCGCGCCTCACCTCACGACCGACCCCGATCTCCCGCTAGGAGAGTGA
- the leuC gene encoding 3-isopropylmalate dehydratase large subunit, producing MDSTNAGDALALRGRTLAEKVWDDHLVKKGENGEPDLIYIDLHLVHEVTSPQAFDGLRQAGRPVRRPDLTIATEDHNTPTVNIDKPIADLTSRTQIMTLRSNAEEFGVRLHSLGDVEQGIVHVVGPQLGLTMPGITVVCGDSHTSTHGAFGAMAFGIGTSEVEHVLATQTLPLKPFKTMAITVEGELRPGVTAKDIILAVIAKIGTGGGQGYVLEYRGSAIRSLSMDGRMTICNMSIEAGARAGMVAPDQTTFDYLKGRPHAPEGADWDAAVEYWQTLATDDDAVFDAEVFLDANELEPFVTWGTNPGQGVSLSDAVPDPAAMTDPHERAAAERALTYMDLEAGTPLKQIAVDAVFMGSCTNSRIEDLRAFASIVKGQKKADGVRVMVVPGSARVRLEAEAEGLDKVFEEFGAEWRFAGCSMCLGMNPDQLAPGERCASTSNRNFEGRQGKGGRTHLVSPLVAAATAIRGTLSSPWDLENGSAVRDTASEVSA from the coding sequence ATGGACAGCACGAACGCCGGCGACGCCCTGGCACTGCGTGGACGCACGCTCGCCGAGAAGGTGTGGGACGACCACCTGGTGAAGAAGGGTGAGAACGGCGAGCCCGACCTCATCTACATCGACCTCCACCTCGTGCACGAGGTCACCAGCCCGCAGGCCTTCGACGGGCTCCGCCAGGCCGGCCGTCCCGTGCGTCGGCCCGACCTGACGATCGCGACCGAAGACCACAACACTCCGACCGTCAACATCGACAAGCCGATCGCCGACCTCACGAGCCGCACGCAGATCATGACGCTGCGCTCCAACGCCGAGGAGTTCGGTGTCCGCCTGCACTCGCTCGGCGACGTCGAGCAGGGCATCGTGCACGTCGTCGGCCCCCAGCTCGGACTCACCATGCCGGGCATCACCGTCGTCTGCGGCGACTCGCACACCTCGACCCACGGCGCGTTCGGCGCGATGGCGTTCGGAATCGGCACCAGCGAGGTCGAGCACGTGCTCGCCACCCAGACGCTGCCGCTGAAGCCGTTCAAGACCATGGCGATCACCGTCGAAGGCGAGCTGCGCCCCGGCGTGACAGCGAAGGACATCATCCTCGCCGTCATCGCGAAGATCGGCACCGGCGGCGGCCAGGGCTATGTGCTCGAGTACCGCGGCAGCGCCATCCGCAGCCTGTCGATGGACGGCCGCATGACGATCTGCAACATGTCGATCGAGGCGGGTGCCCGCGCCGGCATGGTCGCCCCCGACCAGACGACGTTCGACTACCTGAAGGGCCGCCCGCACGCGCCGGAAGGCGCCGACTGGGACGCCGCCGTCGAGTACTGGCAGACCCTCGCCACCGACGACGACGCGGTGTTCGACGCCGAAGTATTCCTCGACGCGAATGAGCTCGAACCGTTCGTCACCTGGGGCACCAACCCCGGCCAGGGCGTCTCGCTCTCCGACGCCGTGCCCGACCCGGCTGCGATGACCGATCCGCACGAGCGCGCCGCCGCCGAGCGCGCCCTCACCTACATGGACCTCGAGGCCGGCACCCCGCTCAAGCAGATCGCCGTCGACGCGGTCTTCATGGGCTCCTGCACCAACAGTCGCATCGAGGACCTCCGCGCCTTCGCATCCATCGTCAAGGGGCAGAAGAAGGCCGACGGCGTGCGCGTCATGGTCGTCCCGGGCTCGGCCCGGGTGCGGCTCGAAGCCGAGGCCGAGGGCCTCGACAAGGTGTTCGAGGAGTTCGGCGCCGAGTGGCGCTTCGCCGGCTGCTCCATGTGCCTCGGCATGAACCCCGACCAGCTCGCCCCGGGCGAGCGCTGCGCCTCGACCAGCAACCGCAACTTCGAGGGCCGACAGGGCAAGGGCGGACGCACCCACCTGGTCTCGCCGCTCGTCGCCGCGGCGACCGCCATCCGCGGCACCCTGTCGAGCCCGTGGGACCTCGAGAACGGATCCGCCGTCCGCGACACCGCCTCGGAGGTGTCCGCGTAA
- a CDS encoding D-alanine--D-alanine ligase family protein — protein sequence MADRLRLVLLFGGRSSEHSISCATAGGVLGAIDRDRYEVIPVGITRDGAFVLEDDDAARFALDPEKLPEVRDDGTRVLWPESARSRELRVIDGGEIRSLGDVDLVFPILHGPYGEDGTIQGLLELVGLPYVGNGVLASALGMDKHFTKTVLQGAGIEVAPWVTVTAAMWAAEPDRWRASIGALGYPQFVKPARAGSSVGVSRVTSADELDAALAVAFAEDDKVLVERGIVGREVECAVLGGLDGGAPRVSVPGEIVISGRDFYDFDAKYLGADGIELVCPADMHEGEVAEMQRIAAHAFEAIGGAGLARVDFFLTGDGFVVNEVNTMPGFTPISMFPACWIASGMTYPELIDDLIAQAL from the coding sequence ATGGCTGACCGCCTTCGCCTCGTTCTGCTGTTCGGCGGACGTTCGAGCGAGCACTCCATCTCCTGCGCCACGGCCGGGGGCGTGCTCGGCGCCATCGACCGCGACCGCTACGAGGTGATCCCCGTCGGCATCACCCGCGACGGCGCTTTCGTGCTCGAAGACGACGACGCCGCCCGCTTCGCTCTCGACCCCGAGAAGCTGCCCGAGGTGCGCGACGACGGCACCCGGGTGCTGTGGCCCGAGTCCGCGAGGTCGCGCGAACTGCGGGTCATCGACGGGGGAGAGATCCGTTCGCTCGGCGACGTCGACCTGGTCTTCCCCATCCTGCACGGACCGTACGGCGAGGACGGCACGATCCAGGGTCTGCTCGAGCTCGTCGGCCTCCCGTACGTCGGAAACGGCGTGCTCGCCTCGGCGCTCGGCATGGATAAGCACTTCACCAAGACCGTCCTTCAAGGCGCCGGCATCGAGGTGGCCCCGTGGGTCACCGTGACCGCGGCCATGTGGGCTGCAGAGCCCGACCGGTGGCGTGCCTCGATCGGTGCGCTCGGCTACCCGCAGTTCGTGAAGCCCGCGCGGGCCGGATCGTCCGTCGGCGTGAGCCGGGTGACGTCGGCCGACGAGCTCGACGCGGCGCTCGCCGTCGCGTTCGCCGAGGACGACAAGGTGCTCGTCGAGCGGGGCATCGTCGGCCGCGAGGTCGAATGCGCCGTGCTCGGCGGCCTCGACGGCGGAGCCCCTCGCGTGTCGGTGCCGGGGGAGATCGTGATCAGCGGACGCGACTTCTACGACTTCGACGCCAAGTACCTGGGCGCCGACGGCATCGAGCTGGTCTGCCCGGCGGACATGCACGAGGGCGAGGTGGCTGAGATGCAGCGCATCGCGGCGCATGCGTTCGAGGCGATCGGCGGCGCCGGCCTCGCGCGGGTCGACTTCTTCCTCACCGGCGACGGCTTCGTGGTGAACGAGGTGAACACGATGCCGGGCTTCACCCCGATCTCGATGTTCCCCGCCTGCTGGATCGCGTCGGGCATGACCTACCCCGAACTCATCGACGACCTCATCGCCCAAGCCCTGTAG
- the leuD gene encoding 3-isopropylmalate dehydratase small subunit, with the protein MEKFTRHTGIAAPLRRSNVDTDQIIPAVFLKRVTKTGFEDALFHGWRQDPDFVLNQPQYQGASILVTGPDFGTGSSREHAVWALRDFGFQVVLSPRFGDIFRGNSGKQGLVTGVVDEADIERLWALMEQNPGIAVTVDLVDKSVTAGDLTVSFDIDDYTRWRLLEGLDDIALTMRDEESISEYESRRESWRPKTLPARR; encoded by the coding sequence ATGGAGAAGTTCACCCGTCACACCGGCATCGCGGCCCCGCTGCGCCGCTCCAACGTCGACACCGACCAGATCATCCCCGCCGTCTTCCTGAAGCGGGTCACGAAGACCGGCTTCGAGGACGCGCTCTTCCACGGCTGGCGCCAGGATCCCGACTTCGTGCTCAACCAGCCGCAGTACCAGGGCGCCTCGATCCTCGTCACCGGACCCGACTTCGGCACCGGCTCGTCGCGCGAACACGCCGTGTGGGCTCTCAGGGACTTCGGATTTCAGGTCGTCCTCAGCCCCCGCTTCGGCGACATCTTCCGCGGCAACTCAGGCAAGCAGGGCCTCGTCACCGGCGTCGTCGACGAAGCCGACATCGAACGCCTCTGGGCGCTCATGGAGCAGAACCCGGGAATAGCGGTTACCGTCGATCTCGTTGACAAGAGCGTCACCGCCGGTGACCTCACGGTTTCGTTCGACATCGACGACTACACGAGGTGGAGGTTGCTCGAAGGGCTCGACGACATCGCGTTGACAATGCGCGACGAGGAGAGCATCTCTGAGTACGAGAGCCGCCGGGAGAGCTGGCGGCCGAAGACGCTTCCGGCTCGACGCTGA
- the murA gene encoding UDP-N-acetylglucosamine 1-carboxyvinyltransferase yields the protein MNIDSLTIDGGIPLTGRIQVRGAKNLVTKAMVASLLGESESLLRGVPDISDVRVVRGLLEVHGVSVSHGVESGDLILDPTNVRSAHMADIDAHAGSSRIPILFCGPLLHQLGEAFIPDLGGCRIGDRPIDFHLDALRKFGAVVDKLPSGIHITAPNGLTGATIELPYPSVGATEQVLLTATRAKGTTELRNAAIEPEIMDLIAILQKMGAIISVEPNRVILIEGVDRLDGYTHRAIFDRNEAASWASAALATKGDIMVEGAKQEHMMTFLNVYRKAGGKFDIYEDGIRFYHPGGELKPVVIETDVHPGFMTDWQQPLIVALTQATGESIVHETVYENRFGFTDALIEMGADITVHKNGLDGTPRRVPRRDLEQAAVIVGPTPLHGADIEVPDLRGGFSHLIAAVTADGRSRVSNVGIISRGYENLLEKLEALGARFTAEG from the coding sequence ATGAACATCGACTCGTTGACCATCGACGGCGGTATCCCGTTGACCGGACGCATCCAGGTCCGCGGTGCGAAGAACCTCGTCACCAAGGCGATGGTCGCGTCGCTGCTCGGTGAGAGCGAGAGCCTGCTGCGCGGTGTGCCCGACATCTCCGACGTCCGCGTCGTGCGCGGACTCCTCGAGGTGCACGGCGTCTCCGTCAGCCACGGTGTCGAGTCGGGCGACCTGATCCTCGACCCGACCAACGTGCGTTCGGCGCACATGGCCGACATCGACGCGCACGCCGGATCGAGCCGCATCCCGATCCTGTTCTGCGGCCCGCTGCTGCACCAGCTCGGCGAGGCGTTCATCCCCGACCTCGGCGGATGCCGCATCGGCGACCGCCCCATCGACTTCCACCTCGACGCGCTCCGCAAGTTCGGTGCCGTCGTCGACAAGCTGCCGAGCGGCATCCACATCACCGCCCCCAACGGACTGACCGGCGCGACCATCGAGCTGCCGTACCCGAGCGTCGGCGCCACCGAGCAGGTGCTGCTCACCGCGACCCGCGCGAAGGGCACCACCGAGCTGCGCAACGCGGCGATCGAGCCCGAGATCATGGACCTCATCGCCATCCTGCAGAAGATGGGCGCCATCATCTCGGTCGAGCCGAACCGCGTCATCCTCATCGAGGGGGTCGACCGTCTCGACGGGTACACGCACCGCGCGATCTTCGACCGCAACGAGGCCGCGAGCTGGGCGTCGGCCGCGCTCGCGACCAAGGGCGACATCATGGTCGAGGGTGCCAAGCAGGAGCACATGATGACGTTCCTCAACGTCTATCGGAAGGCCGGCGGCAAGTTCGACATCTACGAGGACGGCATCCGGTTCTACCACCCGGGCGGCGAGCTGAAGCCCGTCGTCATCGAGACCGACGTGCACCCCGGGTTCATGACCGACTGGCAGCAGCCGCTGATCGTCGCGCTCACCCAGGCGACCGGCGAGTCGATCGTGCACGAGACCGTCTACGAGAACCGTTTCGGCTTCACCGACGCGCTCATCGAGATGGGCGCCGACATCACGGTGCACAAGAACGGACTCGACGGCACGCCGCGCCGTGTGCCGCGTCGCGACCTCGAGCAGGCCGCCGTCATCGTCGGCCCCACCCCGTTGCACGGCGCCGACATCGAGGTCCCCGACCTCCGCGGCGGATTCTCCCACCTGATCGCCGCGGTCACCGCCGATGGCCGGTCGCGGGTCAGCAACGTCGGCATCATCAGCCGCGGGTACGAGAACCTGCTCGAGAAGCTCGAGGCGCTCGGCGCGCGGTTCACCGCCGAGGGATGA